In the Anastrepha obliqua isolate idAnaObli1 chromosome 1, idAnaObli1_1.0, whole genome shotgun sequence genome, one interval contains:
- the LOC129253398 gene encoding uncharacterized protein LOC129253398 isoform X1, giving the protein MSKCRLEKESASRKCSSSKESLRNIWDASVTLGKGSDTLTNSKASKEYEDSSKSKSQYRANPNITAKQHRFAQLQSTESQHSTDSHVATVASDKIENLTTTTFNLPKHNTWLRNTKPKHARQSFLYEHYPLKPSLLYGSPSKVGRDHLKLLDQISYLPQKSLHSISASLTTFQCALVNPRISPVDRLENLQHTRLGSGAEARSNNETVISDTARKTRSAYKAEGETVENVCANCRRNAFLVSHGSQYSTDTKSTIKVRDVNTTKSLGDTTQPKGHNTLSEKDKSDFDDQTNLQQQDSLLLYRNKQQRYRQESKAELNESNKDVLPLASSQSSVDIGKVSTAQATASTNSLAPDYIASVPIFEVLTANAVHNYTNQLPLKHKDSLLLYANLKKKRRKSCSVKILEVREGKLLRFVRFSDEAHLIRKPSDEDIIFSSARRLNHKAQCWDESRIAWLAELERRQEVRRRRKRRSEYQKSKQNATKSVFGQCTFLCQRIRLWLANWII; this is encoded by the exons ATGTCAAAATGCAGGCTGGAAAAGGAAAGTGCAAGTAGGAAATGTAGCTCCAGCAAGGAATCATTACGTAATATTTGGGATGCTTCGGTTACGCTTGGCAAGGGAAGTGATACATTAACCAATTCAAAGGCTTCAAAGGAATACGAAGACAGCAGTAAGTCGAAAAGTCAGTATCGGGCGAATCCAAATATAACAGCAAAACAACATAGATTTGCGCAACTACAATCCACAGAAAGCCAACATTCTACAGATTCACATGTTGCAACTGTAGCGTCtgacaaaatagaaaatttgactactacaacattcaatttaccAAAGCACAACACTTGGTTAAGGAATACCAAACCTAAGCATGCAAGGCAATCATTTCTATATGAACATTATCCCCTCAAACCTTCACTGCTGTATGGCAGTCCATCAAAAGTCGGGCGTGATCATCTAAAACTTTTGGACCAGATTTCTTATTTGCCACAAAAATCACTGCATTCCATTTCCGCATCATTGACCACTTTTCAATGTGCTTTGGTGAATCCGCGAATCAGTCCAGTGGATAGGCTGGAAAATTTGCAGCACACACGTCTAGGGAGTGGAGCGGAAGCACGCAGCAATAACGAAACTGTCATTTCTGATACGGCAAGGAAGACAAGAAGTGCGTATAAAGCTGAAGGGGAAACAGTGGAAAATGTTTGTGCGAATTGTCGCCGCAATGCATTTTTAGTCTCACATGGCTCGCAATATTCCACGGACACTAAAAGCACAATTAAAGTTAGAGATGTGAACACCACGAAGAGTTTAGGCGATACAACACAGCCGAAAGGCCACAATACTTTGTCTGAGAAAGATAAATCCGACTTTGATGATCAAACAAATTTACAGCAACAGGATTCACTGCTGCTGTATCGCAACAAGCAGCAACGTTATCGGCAAGAATCTAAGGCAGAATTAAATGAGAGCAACAAGGATGTGCTTCCGCTGGCTTCGTCGCAATCCAGCGTAGATA tAGGGAAAGTGTCAACCGCACAAGCAACCGCCTCCACCAATTCACTCGCACCCGACTACATTGCGTCCGTACCCATTTTCGAAGTGCTAACGGCAAACGCTGTCCACAACTACACTAACCAACTGCCATTAAAACATAAGGATTCGCTATTgctttatgcaaatttaaagaaaaaacgacGGAAGTCATGTAGCGTTAAAATTTTGGAAGTTCGGGAGGGTAAACTTTTACGTTTTGTTAGGTTCTCTGACGAGG CGCATCTCATACGTAAGCCGTCAGACGAGGATATTATTTTTAGCAGTGCTCGAAGATTAAACCACAAAGCACAATGCTGGGATGAGTCACGTATTGCTTGGCTGGCTGAGTTAGAACGTCGCCAGGAGGTTCGTAGGCGGCGAAAGAGACGCTCAGAATATCAAAAGTCGAAACAGAATGCAACCAAAAGCGTTTTTGGCCAATGTACGTTCTTGTGCCAAAGAATACGTTTGTGGCTGGCTAATTGGATCATTTAA
- the LOC129253398 gene encoding uncharacterized protein LOC129253398 isoform X2, which translates to MSKCRLEKESASRKCSSSKESLRNIWDASVTLGKGSDTLTNSKASKEYEDSSKSKSQYRANPNITAKQHRFAQLQSTESQHSTDSHVATVASDKIENLTTTTFNLPKHNTWLRNTKPKHARQSFLYEHYPLKPSLLYGSPSKVGRDHLKLLDQISYLPQKSLHSISASLTTFQCALVNPRISPVDRLENLQHTRLGSGAEARSNNETVISDTARKTRSAYKAEGETVENVCANCRRNAFLVSHGSQYSTDTKSTIKVRDVNTTKSLGDTTQPKGHNTLSEKDKSDFDDQTNLQQQDSLLLYRNKQQRYRQESKAELNESNKDVLPLASSQSSVDRKVSTAQATASTNSLAPDYIASVPIFEVLTANAVHNYTNQLPLKHKDSLLLYANLKKKRRKSCSVKILEVREGKLLRFVRFSDEAHLIRKPSDEDIIFSSARRLNHKAQCWDESRIAWLAELERRQEVRRRRKRRSEYQKSKQNATKSVFGQCTFLCQRIRLWLANWII; encoded by the exons ATGTCAAAATGCAGGCTGGAAAAGGAAAGTGCAAGTAGGAAATGTAGCTCCAGCAAGGAATCATTACGTAATATTTGGGATGCTTCGGTTACGCTTGGCAAGGGAAGTGATACATTAACCAATTCAAAGGCTTCAAAGGAATACGAAGACAGCAGTAAGTCGAAAAGTCAGTATCGGGCGAATCCAAATATAACAGCAAAACAACATAGATTTGCGCAACTACAATCCACAGAAAGCCAACATTCTACAGATTCACATGTTGCAACTGTAGCGTCtgacaaaatagaaaatttgactactacaacattcaatttaccAAAGCACAACACTTGGTTAAGGAATACCAAACCTAAGCATGCAAGGCAATCATTTCTATATGAACATTATCCCCTCAAACCTTCACTGCTGTATGGCAGTCCATCAAAAGTCGGGCGTGATCATCTAAAACTTTTGGACCAGATTTCTTATTTGCCACAAAAATCACTGCATTCCATTTCCGCATCATTGACCACTTTTCAATGTGCTTTGGTGAATCCGCGAATCAGTCCAGTGGATAGGCTGGAAAATTTGCAGCACACACGTCTAGGGAGTGGAGCGGAAGCACGCAGCAATAACGAAACTGTCATTTCTGATACGGCAAGGAAGACAAGAAGTGCGTATAAAGCTGAAGGGGAAACAGTGGAAAATGTTTGTGCGAATTGTCGCCGCAATGCATTTTTAGTCTCACATGGCTCGCAATATTCCACGGACACTAAAAGCACAATTAAAGTTAGAGATGTGAACACCACGAAGAGTTTAGGCGATACAACACAGCCGAAAGGCCACAATACTTTGTCTGAGAAAGATAAATCCGACTTTGATGATCAAACAAATTTACAGCAACAGGATTCACTGCTGCTGTATCGCAACAAGCAGCAACGTTATCGGCAAGAATCTAAGGCAGAATTAAATGAGAGCAACAAGGATGTGCTTCCGCTGGCTTCGTCGCAATCCAGCGTAGATA GGAAAGTGTCAACCGCACAAGCAACCGCCTCCACCAATTCACTCGCACCCGACTACATTGCGTCCGTACCCATTTTCGAAGTGCTAACGGCAAACGCTGTCCACAACTACACTAACCAACTGCCATTAAAACATAAGGATTCGCTATTgctttatgcaaatttaaagaaaaaacgacGGAAGTCATGTAGCGTTAAAATTTTGGAAGTTCGGGAGGGTAAACTTTTACGTTTTGTTAGGTTCTCTGACGAGG CGCATCTCATACGTAAGCCGTCAGACGAGGATATTATTTTTAGCAGTGCTCGAAGATTAAACCACAAAGCACAATGCTGGGATGAGTCACGTATTGCTTGGCTGGCTGAGTTAGAACGTCGCCAGGAGGTTCGTAGGCGGCGAAAGAGACGCTCAGAATATCAAAAGTCGAAACAGAATGCAACCAAAAGCGTTTTTGGCCAATGTACGTTCTTGTGCCAAAGAATACGTTTGTGGCTGGCTAATTGGATCATTTAA
- the LOC129253397 gene encoding ATP-binding cassette sub-family B member 6 yields MLYCPPNVTFSQIWINNGISHCFMDTVGNAVASGFILLLGTVQLLMYRKYATRNDPTHITKSRLYALQLFLLFFFPMLALLRFFLNARIYNDHAVYGYMILSTALICISYPFSIYIILKERFYQLPSLPTRGHGLILLLFWTLGFINESLAFINLRHEDWWFSLKTNKDEIEMGLFVTRFITSLLIFILGLKAPGIMRPYVQLDEPANNENTSNVPQGSTFRNAFRKLGKLFPYLWPKKDGLLQLTVIVCILLVISGRVIKLFLPIYRKKLVDSLTIPPILFRWDFVLIYVALSFVQGGGTGTMGLFNNLRSFLWIRVQQYTTREIEVDLFNHLHQLSLRWHLQRKTGEVLRVMDRGTDSINNLLNYIIFSIAPTIIDLLVAVVYFIYAFNWWFGLIVFLTMFLYILATILVTEWRTQYQRRMNLADNEQRARSVDSLLNFETVKYYGAEQYEVEKYRQAILKYQKEEFLSMFTLNLLNTSQNIILCLGLLCGSMLCVYLVVHHQTLTVGDFVLFFTYLMDLYMPLNWFGTYYRAIQKNFVDMENMFDLLKEDQEVFDAPGAAPLITAGAGIEFANVTFGYTPEKIVLHNVSFIVPPGKTVAIVGPSGAGKSTIVRLLFRFYDVQSGAVLIDGQNIKLVQQRSLRKAIGVVPQDTVLFNNTIYYNIEYGKIGARADEVYEAARLADIHDRILSFPDRYETKVGERGLRLSGGEKQRVAIARTLLKAPVLVLLDEATSALDTNTERNIQSALSRVCANRTTIVIAHRLSTIINADEILVLKDGSIAERGRHEELLERKDGVYAEMWMQQLKNLESDKENESAPVKPAADGSGSSGALLRAGHAHGGAR; encoded by the exons ATGCTCTACTGTCCGCCGAATGTTACGTTTTCCCAAATTTGGATTAACAATGGCATTTCGCATTGTTTCATGGATACGGTCGGCAATGCAGTAGCAAGTGGTTTCATCCTACTTTTGGGCACAGTACAGCTATTAATGTATCGCAAATATGCCACACGCAATGATCCCACACATATCACCAAATCGCGTCTTTACGCCTTACAACTCTTCCTACTGTTCTTCTTTCCCATGTTGGCATTGCTTCGATTTTTCTTGAATGCGCGCATCTACAATGATCATGCGGTTTATGGTTATATG ATACTGTCAACGGCGTTAATTTGTATATCCTATCCCTTTTCCATTTACATTATATTAAAAGAGCGCTTCTATCAACTCCCATCACTACCAACTCGTGGTCATGGTCTCATTTTATTGCTCTTCTGGACTTTgggattcatcaatgaatcatTGGCGTTTATAAATTTGAGGCATGAAGACTGGTGGTTCTCACTAAAAAC CAATAAAGATGAAATTGAAATGGGCCTCTTCGTTACACGCTTTATTACCTCGCTGCTGATCTTCATACTGGGCCTTAAGGCACCTGGCATTATGCGCCCTTATGTGCAACTCGATGAACCAGCCAATAATGAGAACACCAGCAATGTCCCACAAGGCTCCACTTTTCGCAATGCTTTCAGAAAATTGGGCAAATTATTTCCGTATTTGTGGCCAAAGAAGGATGGCTTACTACAGTTAACCGTTATTGTCTGCATACTGTTGGTAATATCTGGGCGTGTTATCAAGCTGTTTTTGCCAATTTACCGCAAAAAGTTAG TCGACAGTCTCACCATACCGCCCATACTCTTTCGTTGGGACTTCGTGCTCATCTATGTGGCCTTGTCTTTTGTCCAAGGTGGCGGCACAGGCACTATGGGGCTCTTCAATAACTTGCGCTCCTTCTTGTGGATACGCGTGCAACAGTATACAACTCGGGAAATTGAAGTAGATTTATTTAATCATTTGCACCAGCTCTCGTTGCGCTGGCATTTACAACGCAAAACAGGCGAAGTGTTGCGTGTTATGGATCGTGGCACGGACTCCATTAATAATTTGCTAAACTACATCATATTCTCCATTGCACCTACAATTATCGATTTGCTGGTGGCTGTGGTTTACTTCATTTATGCCTTCAATTGGTGGTTCGGGCTGATTGTGTTCCTCACCATGTTCCTGTATATTT TGGCCACCATTCTGGTTACCGAGTGGCGTACACAATATCAACGTCGCATGAATTTAGCTGATAATGAGCAACGTGCACGCAGCGTTGACTCTctgttaaattttgaaactgTAAAATACTATGGTGCTGAGCAGTATGAAGTAGAAAAATATCGTCAGgccattttaaaatatcag AAAGAAGAATTTCTTTCAATGTTCACACTCAACTTATTGAATACGTCTCAAAACATCATACTCTGCCTTGGGTTACTTTGTGGATCAATGCTTTGTGTCTATCTTGTCGTACATCATCAAACACTCACTGTTGGTGATTTTGTGCTATTCTTTACCTATCTAATGGATCTGTATATGCCGCTCAATTGGTTTGGTACCTACTACCGAGCCATACAAAAGAACTTCGTCGATATGGAAAATATGTTCGATCTGCTAAAAGAGGATCAAGAAGTGTTTGATGCACCTGGAGCTGCGCCGCTAATAACCGCTGGTGCAGGCATTGAGTTCGCTAATGTTACATTTGGCTATACTCCAGAAAAGATTGTATTGCACAATGTGAGCTTTATTGTGCCCCCTGGTAAAACCGTTGCTATTGTTGGGCCATCTGGTGCAGGCAAGAGTACTATCGTGCGCTTACTTTTCCGTTTCTACGACGTGCAATCAGGTGCCGTGTTAATCGATGGCCAGAATATAAAGTTAGTACAGCAGCGAAGTTTGAGAAAGGCAATAG GCGTAGTACCGCAGGACACAGTTCTCTTCAACAACACCATTTACTACAACATCGAGTATGGCAAAATTGGTGCACGTGCCGATGAAGTGTACGAGGCCGCGCGCTTAGCCGATATTCACGATCGCATTCTAAGCTTCCCCGACCGCTATGAAACAAAGGTAGGCGAACGCGGTTTACGCCTGAGTGGTGGTGAAAAACAACGTGTTGCCATAGCGCGCACTTTGCTCAAAGCGCCAGTGTTGGTGCTGCTCGATGAAGCCACCTCAGCGCTTGACACAAATACTGAACGCAATATTCAATCGGCTCTATCGCGTGTTTGCGCCAATCGCACGACAATTGTGATTGCGCATCGTCTCTCCACAATTATAAATGCCGATGAAATACTCGTGCTGAAGGATGGCAGCATTGCAGAGCGTGGACGACATGAAGAACTTTTGGAACGCAAGGATGGCGTCTATGCTGAGATGTGGATGCAACAGCTCAAGAACTTGGAGAGTGACAAGGAGAACGAGAGTGCGCCCGTTAAACCAGCGGCGGACGGTAGTGGAAGTAGTGGCGCTTTATTACGCGCCGGACATGCGCATGGTGGTGCTCGTTGA